The Syntrophomonadaceae bacterium genome includes a window with the following:
- a CDS encoding 4Fe-4S binding protein, which translates to MKHKYLKNVATLSLSDEKCFGCGRCAEVCPHRVFSVDDKKAWIKDKDQCMECGACAKNCPANAISVYAGVGCAYAVIMGWLTGSEPSCDCAGGGECC; encoded by the coding sequence ATGAAACACAAGTATTTAAAAAATGTCGCAACGCTCAGTCTCTCAGATGAAAAATGTTTCGGCTGCGGAAGATGCGCGGAGGTTTGCCCGCATAGAGTTTTCAGTGTGGACGATAAAAAAGCATGGATAAAAGATAAAGACCAATGCATGGAGTGCGGCGCTTGTGCGAAAAACTGCCCTGCAAATGCCATATCCGTCTATGCGGGAGTTGGCTGCGCCTATGCCGTAATTATGGGCTGGCTTACCGGAAGCGAACCGAGTTGTGATTGTGCAGGCGGCGGAGAATGCTGCTAA
- a CDS encoding arsenate reductase ArsC yields MKRILFVCVENSNRSQMAEAFTRMHGGSDVEVYSAGSRPSGIINPKAVAAMSELGYDLTSHLSKSLTEIPDVVFDFVVTMGCGDACPMVRARRREDWSIPDPRDLSPEEFRHVRDLIEQNVRRILAGG; encoded by the coding sequence ATGAAGAGAATATTGTTTGTCTGTGTCGAAAATTCCAACCGCAGCCAGATGGCAGAAGCATTTACCCGCATGCATGGTGGAAGTGACGTGGAGGTATACAGCGCCGGTTCGCGTCCTTCTGGGATCATTAATCCGAAAGCCGTTGCCGCCATGAGTGAGCTTGGATACGATTTGACCAGCCATTTGTCCAAATCACTAACTGAAATCCCAGACGTGGTATTTGACTTTGTGGTGACAATGGGCTGCGGCGATGCTTGTCCCATGGTTCGCGCCAGGCGGCGCGAGGACTGGAGCATCCCTGATCCCAGAGACTTGTCGCCGGAGGAATTCCGGCATGTGCGTGACCTGATAGAGCAAAATGTCAGGCGAATACTTGCTGGGGGGTGA
- a CDS encoding type II toxin-antitoxin system prevent-host-death family antitoxin, producing MIITATELKANIGKYLQLAETQDIIVTKNNKPIVKLTGIQENKLEILDSLVGIIENDGYTLEDARRDRMARQ from the coding sequence ATGATTATTACTGCCACAGAGTTGAAAGCAAATATCGGCAAATACCTTCAGCTCGCCGAAACGCAGGATATAATTGTCACCAAAAACAACAAACCCATTGTAAAGCTGACAGGCATACAAGAAAATAAGCTTGAAATCCTCGATAGCCTGGTGGGCATCATTGAAAACGACGGTTACACGCTTGAAGACGCCAGAAGAGACAGGATGGCAAGACAATGA
- a CDS encoding acetyl-CoA synthase subunit gamma, whose protein sequence is MRIAAKDVKEMSIEKPCCCSIDGCCEESITPHNKKDKWLTGVIQTSQGNVPVAATDLHFKDILGAWKARWGIGRMNYKISPGLYAVGNPDRTSPVLVSANYKMTFDTLRKELSGFNCWILILDTKGINVWCAAGKGTFGTDELVGRILKTGLAEIVAHRTLVLPQLAAPGVRAHEVTRQTGFSVVYGPVRACDIKTFLNSGFKATEEMRTVKFTLWDRLILAPVELVPAAKVSLTVFGVFFLINLFAVRPFGLLDFIVYAGTVVTGTVIAPILLPFIPGRAFAWKGWLLGLLWTAGFIWFNGWFVPEFLLLAIGYLLVLPSLSAFLVMNFTGSSTYTSFSGVIREMKIAVPLIALSSIAGIVLVLIRSMSA, encoded by the coding sequence ATGCGGATTGCGGCAAAGGATGTGAAGGAGATGAGCATTGAAAAACCTTGCTGCTGTTCGATCGATGGATGTTGTGAGGAATCAATTACGCCACATAATAAAAAGGATAAATGGCTAACGGGTGTAATCCAAACTTCGCAAGGCAACGTTCCTGTAGCTGCAACGGATCTTCACTTCAAAGACATACTTGGAGCGTGGAAAGCGCGCTGGGGCATCGGCAGGATGAATTACAAGATCAGCCCGGGGCTTTATGCCGTGGGCAATCCCGATCGTACCTCACCAGTGCTTGTCAGCGCAAACTACAAAATGACATTCGATACTTTAAGAAAAGAGCTTTCGGGTTTTAATTGCTGGATTTTGATACTCGATACCAAAGGCATCAACGTCTGGTGCGCCGCCGGTAAAGGCACATTCGGTACTGATGAACTGGTAGGCCGCATATTAAAAACAGGGCTGGCTGAGATTGTAGCGCACAGGACATTGGTGTTGCCGCAGCTTGCTGCTCCCGGCGTGCGTGCCCATGAAGTGACCAGGCAAACCGGATTTTCAGTGGTTTACGGCCCTGTAAGAGCGTGTGATATAAAGACATTCCTTAATTCCGGCTTTAAGGCCACAGAAGAAATGCGCACCGTAAAATTTACATTATGGGATAGGTTGATTCTTGCACCTGTGGAACTGGTGCCAGCCGCAAAGGTATCATTGACGGTTTTCGGGGTATTTTTTCTCATCAACCTTTTCGCGGTAAGACCTTTCGGACTGCTTGATTTTATCGTTTATGCCGGTACTGTGGTGACGGGAACCGTTATCGCGCCCATACTACTTCCCTTTATTCCCGGCAGGGCATTCGCCTGGAAGGGCTGGTTACTGGGGCTTTTGTGGACGGCAGGGTTTATTTGGTTTAACGGATGGTTTGTTCCGGAATTCTTGCTTCTTGCGATAGGTTATCTGCTGGTGCTGCCGTCATTGTCGGCGTTTCTGGTAATGAATTTTACAGGCTCGTCAACATACACTTCCTTCTCCGGCGTGATCAGGGAAATGAAAATAGCGGTGCCGTTGATCGCTCTTTCATCCATCGCGGGGATTGTGCTGGTGTTAATAAGGAGCATGTCGGCTTGA
- a CDS encoding YdiU family protein, whose translation MTQGKTASAEAGWNFDNSYARLPELLFSRLNPTPVRSPKLVVLNHPLATSLGLNVQALHANNGVAVFAGNSIPEGALPLAQAYAGHQFGYFTMLGDGRALLLGEQITPSGERVDIQLKGSGRTPYSRQGDGRAALGPMLREHIISEGMHALGIPTTRSLAVVTTGESVIRETEQPGAVLTRVAGSHLRVGTFEYVSQWGTVEELRTLADYTLRRHFPNVDADENQYLSLLQEVIKRQAALIAKWQLVGFIHGVMNTDNMALSGETIDYGPCAFMDTYDPATVFSSIDTHGRYAYGNQPNIAVWNLARFAETLLPLLHVNQKQAVKLAQDAISDFPELYHCNWLAGMRAKLGLFNEEQQDESLVEDLLNVMQKHGADYTDTFRAITSDNWEDTVLFGIEEFNRWHEQWQARLEGQKIPKADSYKLMRNNNPAIIPRNHRVEEALEVAVKQVDYSVMERLLDVISSPYAHSPEQEDYTSPPPLSACHYRTFCGT comes from the coding sequence ATGACACAGGGAAAAACAGCTTCAGCAGAAGCAGGATGGAACTTTGACAACAGTTATGCCCGCCTACCGGAACTGCTCTTCTCAAGGCTTAACCCAACCCCTGTACGTTCCCCGAAATTGGTTGTACTCAATCATCCGCTGGCAACTTCTCTTGGGTTGAACGTCCAGGCACTTCATGCCAATAATGGCGTAGCCGTGTTTGCTGGCAACAGCATTCCTGAAGGCGCTTTACCCCTTGCCCAAGCTTATGCGGGGCATCAATTCGGATATTTTACGATGTTAGGGGACGGACGGGCTCTGCTGCTAGGCGAGCAGATCACTCCCTCTGGTGAAAGGGTTGATATTCAGCTTAAGGGTTCAGGCAGAACGCCATACTCTCGCCAGGGCGATGGCCGGGCGGCATTAGGACCTATGCTGCGTGAGCACATCATCAGCGAAGGAATGCATGCGCTTGGAATTCCTACCACCCGCAGCCTGGCGGTGGTTACAACCGGAGAGTCAGTAATTCGTGAAACGGAGCAGCCAGGTGCAGTTTTAACTCGCGTGGCTGGAAGCCATCTGCGCGTCGGCACCTTTGAATACGTTTCACAATGGGGCACTGTTGAGGAGCTCCGGACATTGGCTGACTATACATTACGAAGACATTTTCCAAACGTCGATGCTGATGAAAACCAATATCTTTCCCTGCTTCAGGAAGTGATCAAGCGGCAGGCCGCGCTAATTGCCAAATGGCAATTGGTTGGCTTTATTCATGGGGTAATGAATACCGACAACATGGCCTTAAGTGGAGAAACAATTGATTATGGTCCTTGCGCCTTTATGGATACCTATGACCCGGCAACGGTATTTAGTTCTATAGACACTCATGGCCGCTATGCCTATGGCAACCAGCCAAATATTGCTGTGTGGAACCTTGCAAGATTTGCGGAAACCCTTTTACCCCTGCTGCATGTTAACCAAAAGCAGGCTGTCAAACTGGCCCAGGATGCGATTTCAGATTTTCCTGAGTTGTATCACTGCAATTGGCTTGCAGGTATGAGAGCAAAACTGGGCCTGTTTAATGAGGAACAACAGGATGAATCTCTTGTGGAGGATCTCCTCAATGTCATGCAGAAGCATGGTGCAGACTATACCGATACCTTCCGCGCCATAACGTCTGATAATTGGGAAGATACGGTCCTGTTTGGCATTGAAGAATTTAATAGATGGCATGAGCAATGGCAGGCGAGACTGGAAGGACAGAAGATACCAAAGGCAGATTCATATAAGTTGATGCGGAACAACAATCCAGCGATAATCCCTCGCAACCACCGGGTAGAAGAAGCACTAGAAGTCGCGGTGAAACAAGTAGATTACAGTGTGATGGAGCGGCTGCTGGATGTTATTTCAAGCCCGTACGCCCACTCCCCCGAACAGGAAGACTACACCTCACCGCCTCCGCTATCAGCCTGCCATTACCGAACCTTTTGCGGTACATGA
- a CDS encoding ABC transporter ATP-binding protein — MNAVECRDLTKAYGRLKAVNNLSFVIEENKITGLIGRNGAGKTTLLKVIAGFLQKTAGEVKVFAENPFNNLTVSANTVFIDDNMPFPQSLCLGDLLNSAAGFYRNWDMGLARGMLDYFSLNPKQHYQNLSKGMKSIFTVVMGLSARCSLTIFDEPTAGMDAGSRKDFYRALLKDYLQHPRTIILSSHLLNEIEDVLEDILLIGEGKKILHAPVSYFREYALGLRGKSRLLEDLAKSREVIHKYHVGEDYTYLVVKNDLTEQERHQARLAGVDLTAVSAADLCVYLTAGKKGGIDDVFNKNQFI; from the coding sequence ATGAACGCCGTGGAATGCCGAGATCTGACCAAAGCGTATGGGAGGTTAAAAGCGGTTAATAACCTGTCTTTTGTCATTGAAGAAAATAAAATAACCGGCCTGATCGGCCGAAACGGCGCCGGCAAGACCACACTCTTAAAAGTTATCGCCGGATTTCTGCAAAAAACTGCGGGTGAAGTGAAAGTCTTTGCGGAGAATCCTTTCAACAACCTGACGGTATCGGCCAATACGGTTTTTATTGATGACAACATGCCTTTTCCGCAGTCCCTTTGCCTGGGCGATCTCTTAAATTCGGCGGCAGGCTTTTATAGAAACTGGGACATGGGCCTGGCCAGGGGTATGCTCGACTATTTTTCCCTTAATCCAAAACAGCATTACCAAAACCTTTCCAAGGGCATGAAAAGTATTTTTACCGTGGTCATGGGCCTTTCCGCCCGCTGCTCCCTGACCATCTTCGACGAGCCGACCGCAGGCATGGACGCCGGATCAAGAAAAGATTTCTACCGCGCCCTCCTGAAAGACTACCTGCAGCATCCCCGTACCATCATACTCTCCAGCCATCTGCTCAATGAAATCGAAGATGTTCTGGAAGATATTCTGCTGATTGGGGAGGGGAAGAAGATACTGCATGCGCCAGTATCTTATTTCAGGGAATATGCCCTGGGCCTCAGGGGCAAAAGCCGCCTGCTGGAAGACCTGGCCAAAAGCCGTGAAGTCATCCACAAATATCACGTGGGTGAAGACTATACCTACCTGGTGGTCAAAAACGACCTTACGGAACAGGAACGCCACCAGGCCCGGCTGGCCGGGGTGGATCTCACCGCTGTGTCCGCGGCTGATTTATGCGTATACCTGACAGCCGGGAAGAAAGGAGGCATTGACGATGTCTTTAACAAAAACCAGTTTATTTAA
- a CDS encoding helix-turn-helix transcriptional regulator produces MEKYFDHAKVFKALGDPKRAMIVDMLSCGELCACMILEKFAMSQSTLSHHMKLLCGSGLVKGRNEGKWTYYSLDVDTISKAKQFFCDITSDKENCICKENADCGKGCEGDEH; encoded by the coding sequence GTGGAAAAATACTTTGACCACGCAAAAGTATTCAAGGCCCTGGGCGATCCCAAAAGAGCCATGATTGTGGATATGCTCTCTTGCGGCGAGCTTTGCGCCTGCATGATTTTAGAGAAGTTTGCAATGTCCCAATCCACGTTATCCCACCATATGAAGCTACTATGTGGAAGCGGACTTGTGAAGGGCAGGAACGAAGGCAAATGGACGTACTACTCGCTGGATGTGGATACAATCAGCAAAGCAAAACAGTTTTTCTGCGACATCACCTCCGATAAAGAAAACTGTATCTGCAAGGAAAATGCGGATTGCGGCAAAGGATGTGAAGGAGATGAGCATTGA
- a CDS encoding GntR family transcriptional regulator: MKLDADTMKPIYVQIAEWLETEILAGNIGRDEKIYSQYQLADMFNINPATAGKGLSILAEEGILYKKRGLGMFVSPGAREGILRKRRDETLKQLILELLLEAQRLSIPENELTDMIRQMKNSLKGEMKS, encoded by the coding sequence ATGAAGCTGGATGCCGACACAATGAAACCTATTTACGTGCAGATAGCGGAATGGCTGGAAACGGAAATTCTGGCGGGAAACATAGGCAGAGACGAGAAAATATACTCACAATACCAGCTGGCGGATATGTTTAATATCAATCCGGCCACCGCCGGCAAGGGGCTCAGTATCCTGGCCGAGGAAGGCATCCTGTATAAAAAGCGTGGGTTGGGCATGTTTGTCTCACCGGGCGCAAGGGAGGGGATACTGCGCAAGCGCAGGGATGAGACGCTGAAGCAGCTTATTCTTGAGCTGCTGCTGGAAGCACAGCGCCTGAGCATTCCGGAAAATGAGCTGACGGACATGATTCGTCAGATGAAAAACAGCCTGAAGGGGGAAATGAAGTCATGA
- a CDS encoding aquaporin, producing the protein MSFLYMQKKLWAEFLGTYCLLFAGTGAIIINDISGGSVTHVGIALTFGLIVFAMIAALGDVSGAHLNPAVTVGLFLAGRFPGPAVIPYVVSQLIGAVVASTTLLALFPQHPTLGGTLPTGSAVQSLLLEILITALLMFVILSVTAGDKVKKITAGMAIGSTIALAAIFAGPVSGASMNPARSLAPALITGQLDALWIYLAGPVLGAVLGVMLCRCTREGCCQIPLKEKGRQ; encoded by the coding sequence ATGAGTTTTCTATATATGCAAAAAAAGCTTTGGGCAGAGTTTCTAGGCACATATTGCTTGCTGTTTGCAGGTACCGGAGCCATAATCATTAACGATATAAGCGGGGGTTCTGTTACGCATGTCGGTATTGCTCTGACCTTTGGTCTTATTGTTTTCGCCATGATTGCGGCGCTTGGCGATGTATCAGGCGCGCATCTGAATCCTGCCGTCACAGTAGGGTTATTTCTAGCGGGGCGTTTCCCTGGACCTGCAGTGATCCCGTATGTTGTCAGCCAGCTAATCGGTGCTGTCGTTGCCAGTACGACGCTCCTGGCATTGTTTCCGCAACACCCCACCCTGGGTGGGACGTTGCCTACTGGTTCAGCAGTTCAATCTCTGCTACTAGAAATACTTATAACCGCGTTACTGATGTTTGTGATTTTAAGCGTTACGGCTGGGGACAAGGTAAAAAAAATTACAGCCGGCATGGCAATAGGCTCCACTATTGCATTGGCCGCCATCTTTGCAGGCCCAGTGTCCGGAGCGTCTATGAACCCTGCCAGGTCACTTGCCCCGGCGCTTATTACAGGGCAGCTTGATGCGCTATGGATTTACCTGGCCGGGCCGGTACTAGGGGCAGTCCTGGGGGTTATGCTCTGCCGCTGTACCCGGGAGGGCTGTTGCCAAATACCTTTAAAGGAGAAGGGAAGACAATAA
- the cooS gene encoding anaerobic carbon-monoxide dehydrogenase catalytic subunit, with translation MRGDNKTYAADLKNQDYNDPAKHEHTHDAIVDYDRINKSPTMEKVHQWQREHIQKDDQSKEGYPLNVILDPAMREMYQVVHNAGMTNVFDRFSQQQPTQCKFCIEGLSCQLCANGPCRISQKAPRGVCGVDAHTMVARNFMYRHVTIGTAANIFHCHQVARTLRAAGESPQSGLKIRDGEKLKKYADIAGLKTDQPVEKVAVEFANWVINDIHAPHHVESKAVEAFAPMKRKELWRQLGLFPGGGYSEVAYAQTQCMTNFTSDPIEFLLRGVRLGVANEFQGLFLLNIVQEILMGTQEITMKQQNMGLLKKNMVNIITNGHMPLLAHVAIDLASNEEWQQRARQAGADGIQILGHVCEGQQLINYEGIHNLNSYGGQEGEWLSQEYLLATGVVDLFMFDYNCTVPTMPIFAKRFGTKLLSTHPVIKLQGTETIDFVPEKMKEQAEKALNMALEAFRKRKAENRKSYIPPHVSDCMVGFSTESIKKALGGSFQPLIDQIANGNIRGVATIVGCTTARYGQGGSNIFKIAKGLIKNNILVLSGGCTSSVMEYTGLTNPQAAEECGETLKAVCKQLGIPPVLTYGACVDIGKMTHTAMELADALNVDTNKLPLVIGAPEYLEQKAVADACTAVALGWLVHVAPVPSITGSDVVVKTLTETAETLGLGKVLVEMDAEKTVQIYVEHIEKKRKELALN, from the coding sequence ATGCGCGGCGATAATAAAACGTATGCTGCGGATTTAAAAAACCAGGACTATAATGACCCCGCCAAGCACGAGCATACGCATGACGCAATAGTGGATTATGACAGGATCAATAAGTCGCCGACCATGGAAAAAGTTCATCAGTGGCAACGAGAGCATATTCAAAAGGATGACCAATCCAAGGAGGGGTATCCCTTAAATGTGATTCTTGATCCCGCCATGCGCGAGATGTATCAAGTTGTGCATAATGCTGGGATGACCAATGTATTTGATCGTTTTAGCCAACAACAACCTACACAATGTAAGTTTTGTATTGAAGGTTTATCCTGCCAGCTTTGCGCCAATGGCCCCTGCCGTATCAGTCAAAAGGCGCCCCGCGGTGTTTGTGGCGTGGACGCACACACAATGGTGGCCAGAAACTTCATGTACCGGCACGTGACGATCGGGACAGCGGCAAATATTTTTCATTGCCATCAGGTGGCAAGAACACTAAGAGCTGCCGGAGAATCACCACAAAGCGGCCTGAAAATCCGTGACGGGGAAAAGTTAAAAAAGTATGCGGATATAGCCGGACTGAAAACGGATCAACCCGTAGAAAAAGTGGCTGTGGAGTTTGCCAATTGGGTGATCAATGACATTCATGCACCACACCATGTGGAGTCCAAGGCCGTTGAAGCGTTCGCTCCCATGAAAAGGAAAGAACTTTGGCGGCAGTTGGGTCTATTTCCCGGAGGCGGTTACAGTGAAGTTGCCTATGCGCAAACGCAGTGCATGACCAACTTTACATCAGACCCCATCGAGTTTTTGCTAAGAGGGGTTCGTTTAGGGGTTGCCAACGAGTTTCAAGGGCTTTTTCTGCTGAACATCGTACAAGAGATTCTTATGGGTACCCAGGAAATCACAATGAAACAACAAAACATGGGCTTGTTAAAAAAAAATATGGTGAATATCATTACCAACGGCCATATGCCGTTACTGGCTCATGTAGCCATTGACCTGGCTTCAAATGAAGAGTGGCAGCAGAGAGCGAGACAAGCCGGTGCGGACGGTATTCAAATCCTGGGCCATGTCTGCGAAGGCCAGCAATTGATCAATTATGAGGGGATTCACAATTTGAATTCGTATGGAGGCCAGGAAGGCGAGTGGCTTTCCCAGGAATATCTTCTGGCTACCGGTGTGGTTGATCTCTTCATGTTTGACTATAACTGCACCGTCCCCACCATGCCGATCTTTGCCAAGAGGTTTGGCACCAAACTGCTAAGCACTCACCCGGTTATTAAGCTGCAGGGAACCGAAACGATTGACTTTGTGCCAGAGAAAATGAAGGAACAAGCAGAAAAAGCATTAAACATGGCGCTTGAAGCATTTAGGAAGCGGAAAGCGGAAAACCGCAAATCCTATATCCCTCCCCATGTCTCCGATTGCATGGTAGGTTTCAGCACCGAATCCATTAAGAAAGCTTTAGGCGGAAGTTTTCAGCCTCTGATCGATCAGATTGCCAACGGCAATATCCGCGGTGTTGCTACGATCGTTGGCTGTACAACTGCAAGATACGGGCAGGGCGGCAGCAATATCTTTAAGATTGCGAAGGGCTTGATTAAGAATAACATCCTGGTGCTCTCCGGCGGCTGCACATCGTCTGTGATGGAGTATACAGGCCTGACCAATCCACAAGCTGCAGAGGAATGCGGCGAAACGCTTAAAGCTGTATGCAAACAGTTAGGGATTCCTCCCGTATTAACATATGGTGCCTGTGTGGACATCGGCAAGATGACCCATACAGCCATGGAACTGGCCGATGCGCTTAATGTGGACACCAACAAGCTACCGCTGGTGATCGGTGCTCCCGAATATCTGGAGCAAAAGGCTGTGGCCGACGCTTGCACCGCCGTTGCACTGGGCTGGCTTGTCCATGTGGCTCCCGTTCCCTCCATTACCGGCAGTGATGTGGTGGTAAAGACACTGACAGAAACTGCAGAAACACTGGGTTTGGGTAAAGTGCTTGTAGAAATGGATGCGGAAAAGACAGTTCAGATTTATGTAGAACATATTGAAAAGAAGAGAAAAGAGTTAGCGCTAAACTAA